The following proteins are encoded in a genomic region of Brachypodium distachyon strain Bd21 chromosome 1, Brachypodium_distachyon_v3.0, whole genome shotgun sequence:
- the LOC100843827 gene encoding uncharacterized protein LOC100843827 isoform X2 — MWPLGFFGSLVAGRLLQYSRRICGQAALLGSAKLLHQPRRNLGDRVSRFGFDDSAVAMGALSLSMGGLLYFNKENAEEPLARKLIHQEELLEEETIEEKAMKKRFEQWMVENDRTYKGKEKAMRYEIFKREAELVDEHNARPGQSTTWGTNDFSDRTDEFRSGCGCSCRVWDEEVDDTESLTITKRHLPDAW; from the exons ATGTGGCCACTTGGATTCTTCGGCTCTCTCGTCGCGGGGAGGCTCCTCCAGTACTCGCGCCGGATCTGCGGCCAAGCCGCCTTATTAGGATCCGCGAAGCTCCTGCACCAGCCT AGGAGGAACCTTGGTGACCGTGTGAGTAGATTTGGCTTCGACGACAG TGCTGTGGCGATGGGTGCCTTATCTCTCTCTATGGGAGGACTGTTGTATTTCAACAAAGAGAATGCAGAGGAGCCACTAG CCCGCAAGCTGATTCATCAGGAGGAACTCCTGGAGGAGGAAACCATTGAAGAGAAAGCTATGAAGAAGAGGTTTGAGCAGTGGATGGTCGAGAACGACCGCACGTACAAGGGCAAGGAGAAGGCGATGCGGTACGAGATTTTCAAGCGCGAAGCAGAGCTTGTCGACGAGCATAACGCAAGGCCTGGCCAGAGTACCACATGGGGGACAAACGACTTCAGTGACAGAACTGACGAGTTCCGTTCGGGTTGTGGATGTAGCTGTCGTGTTTGGGATGAAGAGGTCGATGACACTGAGTCACTGACTATAACTAAACGGCACCTGCCTGATGCATGGTAG
- the LOC100843827 gene encoding uncharacterized protein LOC100843827 isoform X1 yields the protein MWPLGFFGSLVAGRLLQYSRRICGQAALLGSAKLLHQPRRNLGDRVSRFGFDDRLPSHGSAVAMGALSLSMGGLLYFNKENAEEPLARKLIHQEELLEEETIEEKAMKKRFEQWMVENDRTYKGKEKAMRYEIFKREAELVDEHNARPGQSTTWGTNDFSDRTDEFRSGCGCSCRVWDEEVDDTESLTITKRHLPDAW from the exons ATGTGGCCACTTGGATTCTTCGGCTCTCTCGTCGCGGGGAGGCTCCTCCAGTACTCGCGCCGGATCTGCGGCCAAGCCGCCTTATTAGGATCCGCGAAGCTCCTGCACCAGCCT AGGAGGAACCTTGGTGACCGTGTGAGTAGATTTGGCTTCGACGACAG GTTGCCCTCGCATGGTAGTGCTGTGGCGATGGGTGCCTTATCTCTCTCTATGGGAGGACTGTTGTATTTCAACAAAGAGAATGCAGAGGAGCCACTAG CCCGCAAGCTGATTCATCAGGAGGAACTCCTGGAGGAGGAAACCATTGAAGAGAAAGCTATGAAGAAGAGGTTTGAGCAGTGGATGGTCGAGAACGACCGCACGTACAAGGGCAAGGAGAAGGCGATGCGGTACGAGATTTTCAAGCGCGAAGCAGAGCTTGTCGACGAGCATAACGCAAGGCCTGGCCAGAGTACCACATGGGGGACAAACGACTTCAGTGACAGAACTGACGAGTTCCGTTCGGGTTGTGGATGTAGCTGTCGTGTTTGGGATGAAGAGGTCGATGACACTGAGTCACTGACTATAACTAAACGGCACCTGCCTGATGCATGGTAG